CTCGGGTATTATACTGACACATTGGTCCCTGCTGAACAAGGGTCATTCTAATGTTGTTGAGTTTCAAACACCTCCGTTATTTTCATATAGGAGGAATAAGAACTTGAAGGATGAACTAGTTTCTTCTGATATTGGCAGCTCAAAAAGAGATTTGCAGACGACACTGAGCCAACCTAGTCTTGGCAATTTTCCGTGTTTGGGTTGTGCTAGCTGCAGTAACATGCTCAAGGGGGCTTTTTTCTGTCACCCCTATACCGGTAAAAGATATGATACTAAGAGACGGTATACATGTAGGAGCAGTTATGTTGTGTATGTCCTGACCTGCCCTTGTGGTCTCTTCTATgttggggagaccacaatggaggtcaggGCGAGAATTGGCAAGCACAAAAGCACGATTAGAACAAAGCTGTTGGATTTACCTGTTCCGAGACACTTTCATGATAAGGGACATTCGGTCAATCAACTAAGGTATAGGGTGATTGATGATGTACCAGTGATGCGCCGGGGTGGTGATCGCATTACCCTTTTGTAAAGGAAGGAATTAAGATGGATTTTTGAGCTGGATACCTTACACCctagagcagtgattttcaaccttttttgagccgcggcacactttttatacttaaaaaatcccggggcacaccaccaaccaaaatggcacaaaatgacactaaaacagtacatattatacatatagttaataatatagattctaaatgtatttatactcactcagTGTGAAACCTGGGCCTGTTTCGATAAACACAAAAGGGATATCCTGGCAGGAATGGTGGAAAGACCCACACGAAGCTCTTCCTCAACAGTTCTCAGTCTCTCCCTGTTTTTAGTTTTTATCGCAGTCAAGCTTGAGAAGCCCAGCTCACATAGATATGTGGTCGAAAATGGGAGCAATGTCAAAATAGCTTTGTTGGCCAGAATGGGGAACTCCTTGGCAACAGATAACCAAAAACTGTCCAAAGGAAGATCAGCAAACTTTAGCTTTAAACCGCGATCTTGCTTCAGTTCAATGAGTTCCTCTTGCTCCTTTAAAGTCATGTCCTTTCCAGCAATGGATAATGAGCTGTATGGGCCCCTAACCCAGTCAAGGCATTCTGTGAAGGTTGAAGAGAAATAAAACGATAACTTCTCCTCAAGAGTTTTCAAATGTCTGCCAATCACCTCGCACATTGCAGCAGTATTGTCATCATGCAGTTTCTCGGTGAGCGGGAACATCTGAAGGTTGCCACCCTGCACATGTTGCTGCCAGAGCTGCACCTTTAAACGGAATCCGTTAATTTTATCAGTGCTTGTAAGCAGGTTTTCATTTCGGCCTTGCATCCGTGTGTTTAGTTCATTCAGATATTGAAATATATCAGCCAGGTATGCCAGCTTTGCACACCACTGATCACTTGCAAGCAGCTTTGAATAATCGGACCTCTCGTTTGTCAGAAATATTTTAAGTTCCTCTCGCAACTCATACACACGGGCCAGCACTTTGCCGCGTGACAGCCACCTGACCTCCGTGTGGAGCAATAAGATTTTATGTTCCGCTCCCATTTCTGTACACAAAGACGCAAATAAGCGACATCTCAAAGGTCACGTCTTCACAAAGTTCACTATGCGCACAACATCATCCAACACAGGAGCTAGATCTGCTGGTAAGGTCTTTGCAACGAGGGCCTCACGGTGCAAGAAACAGTGGGTAACAAGAACATCTGGGTTTCTTTCTTTAACCCTACTTACAAAGCCTTTGATGCGCCCGACCATGGCTGCAGCTCCATCAGTGCAGACACCTGTGCAGTTTTCCCATGTAAGCCCACTTTTATCAAGATATTCCGATGTGACCTGGAATATTACCTCTGCTGTTGATTTTTCTGGCAGTGCCTTGCAAAATAGGAAGTTTTCTGTAATGGCTTCTCCATCCACAAAACGCACATTGGCCAACAGCTGACAATGTCCACTGATATCCGTCGACTCATCAAGTTGCAAGGCAAATTACTTACTGATGCGCACTTTTTCCAAAACAACTGTTTCAATGTCCGCAGACATGTCATCAATCCGTCTGGCAATTGTGTTATCAGAGAGAGGCACTTTAGCTATCTCTTTGGCTGCGTCAGGGCCAAGCATCTCATTTACAATAGCTTTACAAGCTGGCAGTATTAATGTTTCTGCCACAGTGTGGGACTTTTTTGATTTAGCTATGAGTTCAGCAACAAGGTAGCTAGCTTTGAGGGCTCTCTCATTTACCTTTGTGCTTTTTCTCAAAAAAGTTGCCCCTTTCTCATTGTTTGTACGTAAGCGTACAAAATACTCCATCGGCTTGTTTTGAACGGAAGGGTGTTTCGTTTGCAGATGGCGTTTAAGCTTGCTTGGCACCATGGCGCTATTGGATAGCTTCTCACCACACACCAAGCACAGTGGTGTTGGTGCTGTCGCATCCCCAGTGAAAGTAAATCCAAATGAAAGATAGCTTTCACTGTATTGCCTTGAGCTCACCgtcttgtcttttttcttttgtcgACCTCTCTTACTAGGGCCTTCATCTGGGCTAGAATTGTGTCCAGGGTCCTGTTCGGCATTTGCCTTTTCCATTCTCAAATACTTCTCCATCACTGCTGAGATAGTGTGCGCAGCCACACACTAAAATAGAAGAGTATTACATTATATCTGGCACACTTAAAGGAACTCTGCCAGGCATATTTCACTCTTGAGCGCTTAAAAAGCAGCTCTTGTGGTGATAAGAAGCTGATTTAAACCCCCCAAGAGTGAACTCCGTGAGAGCTGTATGTGTGGAATAATAACTTATATTACTACGGTCTGCATTTCCTGCTTGAATTGACACTAGTGACGTAGCACTCAGCTTTCTCTATAAGTAGAATAGAGCCGGCTGCAAAGTGCTACGCCACTAGAGTCACTTCAAGCAGGACATGACTGCTGAAGACCGGCAAAATATAAGTTATTATTCCATACATACAGCTCTCACGGAGTTCACTCTTGGGAGTTTTAAATCAGCTTCTTATCACCACAAGAGCTGCTTTTTAAGCCCTCAAGagtggggttgagcgaaacgggtcgttcattttcaaaagtcgccgacttttggcaaagtcgggtttcatgaaacccgatccgacccctgtgcggggtcggccatgcggtacgcgactttcgtgccaaagtcgcgtttcaatgacgcgaaaagcgccatttctcagccaatgaaggtaaacgcagagtgtgggcagcgtgatgacataggtcctggtccccaccatcttagagaagggcattgcagtgattggcttgctgtctgcggcgtcacaggggctataaaggggagttcccgccgaccgccatgttactgctgctgatctgagcttagggagaggttgctgccgcttcgtcagaagcagggatagcgttaggcagggtccattaaccaccaaaccgcttgtgctgtagcgatttccactgcccaacaccaccttcggtgtgcagggacagtggaagctacattttttttttttttcccctcagcgctgtagctcattgggctgccctagaaggctccctgatagctgcattgctgtgtgtacgccgctgtgcaaaccaactgcttttttcaaagcacaaatcctcttgttccttcctttctgcacagctatctttttggtttgtacacactttttatttaatttgtgcatcagtccactccttattgctgcctgccatacctggctgagattactgcagggagatagtaattgaaggacactccctgtttttttttttttttttgtgggagattaagattgacatttctgctagagtgccatccctgtctgtgtcatctctcactcagtgggccatagaaagcctatttatttttttgcttgattttggttctaaaatctacctgaaaaaatcactacatcaatcagtgggagaaaaatattggcctcagggcttgtgtgccactcctgactcctgtgtgcatcatcactcactcagtgggccatagaaagcccattttttttttttttttgctttatttgggttctaaattctacctgaaaaaatcaataaatcaatcagtgggagattaatattggcctttaggcttgtgtgccagtcctaagcgtgccatctctctctgtctctcagatagtgggccatagaaagcctatttattattttttttattgggtttataaattttccctggaacaaaaaaaaaaaagtgggagataaatattggcctctgggcttgtgtgccactcctgactcctgtgtgcgtcatctctcactcagtgggccatagaaagcctttttttgttttatttgttttctaaattctccctgaaaaaatcattttattttctttggtttctaaattcttcctgaaaaaatcattttattctattttttttttcctaaagtctccctgaaaaaaagaaaaaaaaatcaaatcagtgggagattaatatttacatttgtgcttcagtgacagtcctgcgtgtgtggcatctctctcatttgttgccaccaacaacagagtgtgtaacattgtgcctgattttcgttgtggtctcactcacctgtaaaggggtagctaaatcatactgaagttatagctcaccgtgtaatttgtgtgacagcaacaaataccgttagtttgtttacgtttttaaaacaatgaggaagtatggtggaagaggtcgtggccgggggcgttcattgtcagctggtaatgagggtagtggtagtggtggagcatcagctggtcgtgggaaaaaaaatattgcacccaagtctggagctgtggagccaggttcgtcgtctggctacacaaggcctcgaacgctcccttttctgggagtaggaaaaccgcttttaaagccggagcagcaagagcaagttttggcttatcttgctgactcagcctctagctcttttgcctcctctcgtgaaactggtaaatgtcaaagcagcgcgtcgttagtggatgttcacggtcagggacaagtcgcttccttgtcctcttcagcaaaaacaacaacagagaagaatgcagcaggcgacacaacgggttactccatggagctctttacacataccgtccctggcttagaaagtgaagcagttaacagtccatgcccattacaagttgaatctgacatggagtgcactgatgcacagccacagccagactactatgctgttcctttgactcagaccacaacattgccctcgcagggtgctgatcaagaatcagaccctgatgagactatgttgccccatcacgaacgctataccaccgaccgacacggtgacacagacaaagttgcacacgagctacaagaagaggtaatagatgacccagttcttgaccccgattggcagccattgggggaacagggtgcaggcggcagcagttctgaagcggaggaggaggggccgcagcaggcatcaacatcgcaacaggttccatctgccgggcccgtatcttgcccaaaacgcgtggcaaagctaaaacctgttggaggacagcgtggccatccggttaaagctcagtctgcaatgcctgaaaaggtatccgatgctagaaagagtgcagtctggcatttttttaaacaacatccaattgatcagcgcaaagtcatctgtcaaaaatgttcaactaccttaagcagaggacagaatctgaaaagtctcaatacaagttgcatgcatagacatttaaccaccatgcatttgcaagcctggactaactaccaaacgtcccttaaggttgtagcaccctcggcaaatgaagctagtcagcaacgcaacatcccttccggcagtgtagggccaccattttccgcaccacctgcagtatctgtgcaggtttctttgccaggccaaagccgtcagggtcagggaatcaccagtttcgtagtaggaaacactgcatctagggcaccggtggcaacaataccatctcccaccgtctctgtctgccatgtccaccggcacccccgctagttccacgatctccagctctccagtccagctcaccctacatgagactatggttagaaaaaggaagtacttagcctcgcatccgcgtacacagggtttgaacgcacacatagctagactaatctcgttagagattatgccctaccggttagttgaaagcgaagctttcaaagccctgatggactacgctgtaccacgctacgagctacccagtcgacactttttttccagaaaagccatcccagccctccaccagcatgttaaagagcgcatcgtccatgcactcaggcaatctgtgagcacaaaggtgcacctgacaacagatgcatggaccagtaggcatggccagggacgttacgtgtccatcaaggcacactgggtaaatgtggtggatgcagggtccacaggggacagcaagtttgggacagttctgcctagcccacggtctaggaaacaattggctgtagccgttcgcaccccctcctcctcctcttcgtcctcctgcagaagcgagagctcgtccacagaccgcagtcgcacaaccactccatccgcagctgccactgttgcacaccaggtctcccattatggggcagctactggcaaacgtcagcaggctgtattggctatgaagtgtttgggcgacaacagacacaccgctgaagttctgtccgagttcttgcagaaagaaacgcagtcgtggctgggcactgtagatcttgaggcaggcaaggtagtgagtgataacggaaggaatttcatggctgccatctccctttcccaactgaaacacattccttgcctggctcacaccttaaacctggtggtgcagtgcttcctgaaaagttatccgggttatccgacctgctcctcaaagtgcgtggactttgctcacatatccgccgttcgcccgtacactccagccgtatgcagacctttcagcgttctttgaaccttccccagcatcgcctaatcatagacgttgcaacaaggtggaactcaacactgcacatgcttcagagactgtgtgaacagaggcgggctgttatgtttttgtgggaggatacacatacacgggcaggcagtaggatggcagacatggagttgtcaggtgtgcagtggtcgaagattcaagacatgtgtcaagtccttcagtgttttgaggaatgcacacggctggttagtgcagacaacgccataataagcatgagcatccccctaatgcgtctgctgatgcaaagtttgacgcacataaaggatcaggcgtctgcagctgaggaagaggaaagccttgatgacagtcagccattgtctggccagggcagtgtacaggacgaggtagcgggcgaagaggaggaggaggacgaggaggatgatggggatgattatatttttaatgaggaagcttttccggggccactggaaattggtggcgcggcaaggccgggttctggttttttgagggacacaagtgacgttgatttgcctgaaactgcccctcaaccaagcacaaccgcagatttgagaactggaactttggcccacatggcggattatgccttgcgtatcctcaaaagggacacacgcataactaaaatgatgaatgatgacgattactggttggcctgcctccttgatcctcgctataaaggcaaattgcaaaatataatgccacatgagaacttggaactaatattagcaaccaaacaatcaactcttgttgaccgtttgcttctggcattccctgcacacagcgcccgtgatcgttctcacacgagctgcaggggccagcagaccagaggagttagaggggcagaaatcagaagtggcgttggccagaggggttttctgaccaggttgtggagtgattttgctatgaccgcagacaggacaggtactgcagcatcaattcaaagtgacaggagacaacatttgtccagtatggttacaaactatttttcatcccttatcgatgttctccctcaaccgtcattcccatttcattactgggcatcaaaattagacacctggccagaattggcagaatatgcattgcaggagcttgcttgcccggcagctagtgtcctatcagaaagagtattcagtgctgcaggttcaatactaacagaaaaaaggactcgtctggctacccaaaatgtagatgatctaaccttcattaaaatgaaccacaactggatttcgaaatcttttgccccagcttgcccggctgacacctagctttcctatgaaaaggtcttgcctgtggactattctgaatgccttttccaatctcgtaattttctgcacctgattgtccagcatacgacatgtttacacctcattaaatggccaaactccccacacggggccgtggtatcgacacttggcgacagcacccgtgagagtgcagtttgtctgaagaggtgggtgagcccgcttttggtcgacggcactgccactgggtccctcctagtacaataaagtgtctctggcggtggtggtgcgcacccaacgtcagacacaccgttgtaatatgaggggccctgggcctgtaccgccggccacaagacagtttccccccaccccagctcaaacagtgctctaccacttgcaaaattatctcacagctccaccaatgtttagtctatgcgctgacatccttcaatgcctgccactgacaataccattgtattgacatttttgttatgttaggccttcgatgcctgtctgtggtcactccttccactaggcctccactgaccacaccactgctgcccgtgtacccctggaaccaatttaaaattgcctacagccatgtgttattattttaggccttcgatgcctgtctgcggtgactccttccactaggcctccactgaccacaccactgctgcccgtgtacccctggaaccaatttaaaattgcctacagccatgtgttattattttaggccttcgatgcctgtctgcggtcactccttccactaggcctccactgaccacaccactgctgcccgtgtacccctggaaccaatttaaaattgcctacagccatgtgttattattttaggccttcgatgcctgtctgcggtcactccttccactaggcctccactgaccacaccactgctgcccgtgtacccctggaaccaatttaaaattgcctacagccatgtgttattattttaggccttcgatgcctgtctgcggtgactccttccactaggcctccactgaccacaccactgctgcccgtgtacccctggaaccaatttaaaattgcctacagccatgtgttattattttaggccttcgatgcctgtctgtggtcactccttccactaggcctccactgaccacaccactgctgcccgtgtacccctggaaccaatttaaaattgcctacagccatgtgttattattttaggccttcgatgcctgtctgcggtcactccttccactaggcctccactgaccacaccactgctgcccgtgtacccctggaaccaatttaaaattgcctacagccatgtgttattattttaggccttcgatgcctgtctgcggtcactccttccactaggcctccactgaccacaccactgctgcccgtgtacccctggaaccaatttaaaattgcctacagccatgtgttattattttaggccttcgatgcctgtctgcggtgactccttccactaggcctccactgaccacaccactgctgcccgtgtacccctggaaccaatttaaaattgcctacagccatgtgttattattttaggccttcgatgcctgtctgcggtcactccttccactaggcctccactgaccacaccactgctgcccgtgtacccctggaaccaatttaaaattgcctacagccatgtgttattattttaggccttcgatgcctgtctgcggtcactccttccactaggcatccactgaccacaccactgctgcccgtgtacccctgtaaccaatttaaaattgcctacagccatgtgttattattttaggccttcgatgcctgtctgtggtcactccttccactaggcctccactgaccacaccactgctgcccgtgtacccctggaaccaatttaaaattgcctacagccatgtgttattattttaggccttcgatgcctgtctgcggtcactccttccactaggcctccactgaccacaccactgctgcccgtgtacccctggaaccaatttaaaattgcctacagccatgtgttattattttaggccttcgatgcctgtctgtggtcactccttccactaggcctccactgaccacaccactgctgcccgtgtacccctggaaccaatttaaaattgcctacagccatgtgttattattttaggccttcgatgcctgtctgcggtcactccttccactaggcctccactgaccacaccactgctgcccgtgtacccctggaaccaatttaaaattgcctacagccatgtgttattattttaggccttcgatgcctgtctgcggtcactccttccactaggcctccactgaccacaccactgctgcccgtgtacccctgtaaccaatttaaaattgcctacagccatgtgttattattttaggccttcgatgcctgtctgtggtcactccttccactaggcctccactgaccacaccactgctgcccgtgtacccctgtaaccaatttaaaattgcctacagccatgtgttattattttaggccttcgatgcctgtctgcggtgactccttccactaggcctccactgaccacaccactgctgcccgtgtacccctggaaccaatttaaaattgcctacagccatgtgttattattttaggccttcgatgcctgtctgcggtcactccttccactaggcctccactgaccacaccactgctgcccgtgtacccctggaaccaatttaaaattgcctacagccatgtgttattattttaggccttcgatgcctgtctgcggtgactccttccactaggcctccactgaccacaccactgctgcccgtgtacccctggaaccaatttaaaattgcctacagccatgtgttattattttaggccttcgatgcctgtctgcggtcactccttccactaggcctccactgaccacaccactgctgcccgtgtacccctggaaccaatttaaaattgcctacagccatgtgttattattttaggccttcgatgcctgtctgcggtcactccttccactaggcctccactgaccacaccactgctgcccgtgtacccctggaaccaacatcagaaaatataaaaataagtattttgcttataaaaaagaaaatactggagagatatcaaatgcagacattttaacattaaaaacaaacacatacaacaaaaatctggtacagtactaaaaatggccaccagctacaataactttctcctgcaagtagttaactgaaaggttttttcaattttaaacacagatatggcatccaccgagtgttgtcctgtcgcgtcttctttatattattgccaagaagatgcaaaacaatgaaaataataaaatcattatttaccaaaaaaatagagtaagtcaaaaccacattgcaaataaacattcattacaaataaagaagcagggcgcgtccgagggtgagtatatacctaataagaatataatcaccctcggacgcgccctgcttctttccgacagccttccttcctaagaatcagcccttccgtggtgtagagagagggtttgttacactccaaggtgttccccaggttgcctttcctgagcttcgatcttccggctctcgtttagtagttgttggaaactacgctgcattgggcctacaaattgggtatggggtgtagagagatggtgtgttccactccaaggtgttccccaggttgcctttcctgagcttcgatcttccggctctcgtttagtagttgttggaaactacgctgcattaggcctacaaattgggtatggggtgtagagagatggtgtgttccactgtagagagatggtgtgttccactccaaggtgttccccaggtttcctctccattgcttcgatcttccggctctcgtttagtagttgttggaaactacgctgcattaggcctacaaattgggtatggggtgtagagagatggtgtgttacactccaaggtgttccccaggtttcctctccattgcttcgatcttccggctctcgtttagtagttgttggaaactacgctgcattaggcctacaaattgggtatggggtgtagagagatggtgtgttacactccaaggtgttccccaggtttcctctccattgcttcgatcttccggctctcgtttagtagttgttggaaactacgctgcattgggcctacaaattgggtatggggtgtagagagatggtgtgttccactccaaggtgttctccaggttgcctttcctgagcttcgatcttccggctctcgtttagtagttgttggaaactacactgcattaggcctacaaattgggtatggggtgtagagagatggtgtgttacactccaaggtgttccccaggtttcctctccattgcttcgatcttccggctctcgtttagtagttgttggaaactacgctgcattaggcctacaaattgggtatggggtgcagagagatggtgtgttacactccaaggtgttccccaggtttcctctccattgcttcgatcttccggctctcgtttagtagttgttggaaactacgctgcattaggcctacaaattgggtatggggtgtagagagatggtgtgttacactccaaggtgttccccaggtttcctctccattgcttcgatcttccggctctcgtttagtagttgttggaaactacgctgcattgggcctacaaattgggtatggggtgtagagagatggtgtgttccactccaaggtgttctccaggttgcctttcctgagcttcgatcttccggctctcgtttagtagttgttggaaactacgctgcattaggcctacaaattgggtatggggtgtagagagatggtgtgttacactccaaggtgttccccatgtttcctctccattgcttcgatcttccggctctcgtttagtagttgttggaaactacgctgcattaggcctacaaattgggtatggagtgtagagagatggtgtgttccactgtagagagatggtgtgttccactccaaggtgttccccaggtttcctcaccaatgcttcgatcatcatgctctcgtttagtagttgttggaaactacgctgcattaggcctacaaattgggtatggggtgtagagagatggtgtgttccactccaaggtgttctccaggttgcctttcctgaacttctatcttcaggctctcattaaattgtggttaaacggaacaactgcatttggcgtactagttggtttggggcctactatcggtgtctgc
This region of Ranitomeya imitator isolate aRanImi1 chromosome 1, aRanImi1.pri, whole genome shotgun sequence genomic DNA includes:
- the LOC138656987 gene encoding SCAN domain-containing protein 3-like → MEKYLRMEKANAEQDPGHNSSPDEGPSKRGRQKKKDKTVSSRQYSESYLSFGFTFTGDATAPTPLCLVCGEKLSNSAMVPSKLKRHLQTKHPSVQNKPMEYFVRLRTNNEKGATFLRKSTKVNERALKASYLVAELIAKSKKSHTVAETLILPACKAIVNEMLGPDAAKEIAKVPLSDNTIARRIDDMSADIETVVLEKVRIKMGAEHKILLLHTEVRWLSRGKVLARVYELREELKIFLTNERSDYSKLLASDQWCAKLAYLADIFQYLNELNTRMQGRNENLLTSTDKINGFRLKVQLWQQHVQGGNLQMFPLTEKLHDDNTAAMCEVIGRHLKTLEEKLSFYFSSTFTECLDWVRGPYSSLSIAGKDMTLKEQEELIELKQDRGLKLKFADLPLDSFWLSVAKEFPILANKAILTLLPFSTTYLCELGFSSLTAIKTKNRERLRTVEEELRVGLSTIPARISLLCLSKQAQVSH